A section of the Tachysurus fulvidraco isolate hzauxx_2018 chromosome 7, HZAU_PFXX_2.0, whole genome shotgun sequence genome encodes:
- the ube2ql1 gene encoding ubiquitin-conjugating enzyme E2Q-like protein CG4502 isoform X2, with amino-acid sequence MATLLRKIGLIRLHDRDTEDPKHHPKGTKQGNQKNSTKHCHQNETNILSTPEIKAKRSDVSAAKDKAPAKDKPSKETKEKQQTGSAKSSTSSVPPPLAPNRQHCAHVRTRRLMKELQEIQRLGDDFITVELADDNLYDWNVKLHQVDKDSALWQDMKETNTEYILLNISFPDSFPFSPPFVRVLTPRLENGYVLDGGAICMELLTPRGWSSAYTVEAVMRQFAASLVKGQTLLAKAFLPERPRYLTHCSFNITAWPVDGGFALH; translated from the exons ATGGCCACTCTTCTGAGAAAGATCGGTCTGATCCGCTTGCACGACCGAGACACAGAGGACCCCAAGCACCATCCGAAAGGGACTAAGCAGGGGAATCAGAAAAACAGCACCAAGCACTGTCACCAAAACGAGACCAACATCCTTAGCACCCCAGAAATCAAGGCCAAGCGCTCGGACGTCTCCGCCGCCAAAGACAAAGCTCCTGCGAAGGACAAACCGAGCAAAGAGACGAAGGAAAAGCAGCAGACGGGAAGCGCGAAGTCGAGCACAAGCTCCGTTCCACCACCGCTGGCGCCGAACAGGCAGCACTGCGCGCATGTGAGGACGCGGCGCCTCATGAAGGAGCTGCAGGAGATCCAGCGCCTGGGAGACGACTTCATCACGGTAGAACTCGCCGACGACAACCTGTACGACTGGAACGTCAAGCTGCACCAGGTGGACAAGGACTCGGCGCTGTGGCAGGACATGAAGGAGACCAACACCGAGTACATCCTGCTGAACATCTCCTTCCCAGACAGCTTCCCGTTTTCGCCGCCGTTCGTGCGCGTACTCACGCCGAGGCTCGAGAACGGCTACGTGCTGGACGGAGGAGCCATATGCATGGAGCTGCTGACGCCGCGCGGATGGTCCAGCGCCTACACCGTGGAGGCCGTGATGAGGCAGTTCGCCGCCAGCCTCGTCAAAGGACAG ACATTGCTTGCAAAAGCATTTCTACCAGAAAGGCCTCGGTATCTtacacactgcagctttaatatTACAGCTTGGCCTGTCGATGGAGGATTTGCTCTTCACTGA